Proteins encoded within one genomic window of Corvus moneduloides isolate bCorMon1 chromosome 20, bCorMon1.pri, whole genome shotgun sequence:
- the SLC13A2 gene encoding solute carrier family 13 member 2, translating into MAFSWQAVLACRKYLIIILVPLVFLPLPLVLPSKEAECGYVIIVMALFWCTEALPLAVTALLPILLFPVMNIMDSTTVCREYLKDTNMLFLGGLMMAIAIENWNLHKRVALRVLLITGVRPALLLMGFMVVTAFLSMWISNTATTAMMVPIAQAVMEQLHKSEIESTTTVQVSEHTNKAFELQEKSPDSFKEPEEKGNSHVLTVEEERKRNEVLEEKHLKLSKGMSLCICYSSSIGGIATLTGTTPNLVLQGQINDIYPGNGGIINFASWFSFAFPTMVVLLILAWIWLQILYLGFDFKKNFGCGASPAAKAKEKQAYEIIKEESKKLGKMKFAEIQVLILFVFLVVLWFTREPGFFPGWATVLFNKDDTSYVTDATVALFISILLFILPSDFSNRGREEEQTGARAKFRAPPPLLDWKLVQEKMPWNIVFLLGGGFALAKGSEESGLSEWLGTKLTPLETIPPPAIAFLLCLLIATFTECTSNVATTTLFLPILASMAEAICLNPLYVMLPCTLSASLAFMLPVATPPNAIVFSYGQLRVIDMAKAGFVLNILGVLTITLAINTWASSLFQLHTFPPWANKTGTCL; encoded by the exons ATGGCTTTCTCCTGGCAGGCGGTCCTGGCCTGCAGGAAATACCTCATCATAATCTTGGTCCCCCTCGtgtttctccctctgcctctggTTCTGCCCAGCAAG gaggcAGAATGTGGCTACGTGATCATAGTGATGGCACTTTTCTGGTGCACAGAAGCCCTGCCTTTGGCTGTCACAGCTCTCCTGCCCATCCTGCTGTTCCCAGTAATGAATATCATGGATTCAACAACA GTCTGTCGGGAATACTTGAAGGACACCAATATGCTCTTTTTGGGGGGCCTGATGATGGCCATTGCCATCGAGAACTGGAACCTGCACAAGCGAGTGGCTCTGAGGGTCCTGCTCATCACTGGTGTCAGACCAGCCTT ACTCCTGATGGGTTTCATGGTCGTGACAGCCTTCCTGTCCATGTGGATCAGCAACACGGCCACCACTGCCATGATGGTCCCCATAGCACAGGCAGTGATGGAGCAGCTGCACAAGTCAGAAATCGAGTCCACCACCACTGTCCAAGTGTCTGAACACACCAACAAAGCCTTTGAGCTGCAGGAAAAGTCACCTGACAGCTTCAAGGAACCAGAGGAAAAAG GTAATTCTCATGTCCTGACAGttgaggaagagagaaagagaaatgaagtgCTTGAGGAGAAACACCTGAAACTCTCCAAGGGAATGTCGCTCTGTATTTGTTACTCATCCAGCATTGGAGGGATCGCCACTCTGACTGGGACAACACCAAAtctggtgctgcagggacaAATTAATGA CATCTATCCTGGCAATGGTGGCATCATCAACTTTGCCTCCTGGTTCTCCTTCGCCTTCCCCACCATGGTGGTGCTGCTGATTCTGGCGTGGATTTGGCTGCAGATCCTGTACTTGGGCTTCGA ttttaagAAGAATTTTGGTTGTGGTGCCAGTCCTGCCGCCAAGGCTAAGGAGAAACAGGCCTATGAAATCATAAAGGAAGAGAGCAAAAAACTGGGCAAAATGAAATTTGCAGAAATACAAGTTTTGATCCTCTTCGTTTTCCTCGTGGTGCTGTGGTTTACAAGAGAGCCTGGGTTCTTCCCAGGCTGGGCAACAGTTCTCTTCAACAAAGATGATACAAG CTATGTCACTGATGCTACAGTTGCCCTCTTCATTTCAATTTTGCTCTTCATCCTCCCTTCTGACTTTTCCAACCGGGGCAGAGAGGAAGAGCAAACAG GGGCCAGGGCAAAGTTCCGGGCACCTCCACCCCTCCTGGACTGGAAACTCGTTCAGGAGAAGATGCCATGGAACATCGTGTTCCTGCTGGGAGGTGGCTTTGCCTTGGCCAAAGGCAGTGAG GAATCTGGTCTGTCTGAGTGGTTGGGCACCAAACTGACCCCTCTGGAGACCATTCCTCCCCCAGCCATTGCcttcctgctgtgtctcctcATCGCCACCTTCACCGAGTGCACCAGCAACGTGGCCACCACCACCCTCTTCCTCCCCATTCTGGCTTCAATG GCTGAAGCAATTTGCCTCAACCCTCTCTATGTCATGCTGCCCTGCACACTCTCTGCATCACTGGCATTCATGCTCCCCGTGGCAACTCCTCCCAATGCCATTGTCTTCTCCTATGGACAGCTCAGGGTTATTGATAtg GCCAAAGCTGGGTTTGTACTCAACATTCTGGGAGTTCTGACGATAACTCTTGCCATCAACACCTGGGCTTCATCCTTGTTCCAACTGCATACATTCCCACCATGGGCAAACAAGACAGGGACCTGCCTGTAA
- the SLC46A1 gene encoding proton-coupled folate transporter has protein sequence MAAMAAPPPAEPPVPPGRRCPSLLAVEPLLFLATVSLGLQGPLATQYLWDRLGAEHGYSDFNSTDSAGCGNGNATADPLRQEVEALVSHWNLYINLGGFFVSLFSVTLFGPWSDSVGRRPALILPAAGMALQTAIYLLVMYLELHVAFFLLGRILSGLTGDYNLILASCFSYVADTSERRARTFRVAILEACLGTAGMVASIGGGQWRKTQGYINPFWLAFAASLAATLYAAFFLQESVKQKKAAKLFTLSHYKAVYRLYTAPEHPSSRWKLALYSLAFFLIVTVHFGAKDLYVLYELGFPLCWASDLIGYGSAASYLAYLSSLVGLRLLQLCLEDTWVAEIGLLSNIAGLVVISLATTTPLMFTGYGILFLSMAATPVIRSKLSKLVSETEQGALFASVACVEGLCSLVATGVFNSLYPATLHFMRGFPFLFGAIILLIPAAILGWIQLWDSKHDYNHFQDARKD, from the exons ATGGCTGCCAtggccgccccgccgcccgccgagcccccggtgccccccggcCGGCGCTGCCCGTCGCTGCTCGCCGTAGAGCCGCTGCTGTTCCTGGCCACCGTGTcgctggggctgcagggcccgCTGGCCACCCAGTACCTGTGGGACCGGCTGGGTGCCGAGCACGGCTACAGCGACTTCAACAGCACCGACTCCGCCGGCTGCGGGAACGGCAACGCTACCGCCGACCCCCTGCGGCAg GAGGTGGAAGCCCTGGTGTCCCACTGGAACCTCTACATCAACCTGGGAGGTTTCTTCGTCAGCCTCTTCTCCGTCACTCTCTTCGGCCCATGGAGCGACAGCGTGGGCCGGCGCCCGGCGCTGATCCTGCCGGCCGCGGGCATGGCCCTGCAGACGGCCATCTACCTGCTGGTCATGTACCTGGAGCTGCACGTCGCCTTCTTCCTCCTGGGACGCATTTTGAGCGGCCTCACAGGTGACTACAACCTGATCCTGGCCAGCTGCTTCTCCTACGTGGCCGACACCAGCGAGCGGCGTGCGCGGACCTTCCGGGTGGCCATCCTCGAGGCGTGCTTGGGCACTGCAGGCATGGTGGCCAGCATTGGCGGTGGCCAGTGGCGCAAGACCCAGGGCTACATCAACCCCTTCTGGCTGGCCTTTGCTGCCAGCCTTGCTGCCACTCTCtatgctgctttcttcctccAGGAGTCggtgaagcagaagaaagcGGCCAAGCTGTTCACGCTCAGCCACTACAAGGCTGTGTACAGGCTGTACACGGCGCCGGAACACCCGAGCTCCAGGTGGAAGCTGGCTCTGTACTCCCTGGCTTTCTTTCTGATTGTCACGGTGCATTTTGGAGCCAAGGACCTCTATGTTTTGTATGAGCTCggcttccctctctgctgggcTTCCGACCTCATCGGGTACGGCTCCGCCGCCAGCTACCTGGCTTACCTGAGCAGCCTGGtggggctgaggctgctgcagctctgccttgagGACACCTGGGTGGCAGAGATAGGATTGCTCTCCAACATTGCTGGGCTGGTGGTGATTTCCCTTGCTACCACAACACCACTGATGTTTACAG GTTATGGGattctcttcctttccatgGCAGCCACTCCAGTCATCAGATCCAAGCTCTCCAAGCTGGTCAGTGAGACGGAACAGG GTGctctctttgcttctgttgCCTGCGTGGAAGGGCTGTGTTCACTCGTGGCTACAGGAGTGTTTAACTCTCTCTACCCTGCCACCTTGCACTTCATGAGGGGATTCCCATTTCTTTTTGGGGCTATAATCCTTCTTATTCCAGCAGCTATCCTTGG GTGGATACAACTCTGGGATTCGAAACACGACTACAACCACTTCCAAGATGCTAGGAAAGACTGA